The Micromonospora sp. WMMD961 genome has a segment encoding these proteins:
- a CDS encoding bifunctional pyridoxamine 5'-phosphate oxidase family protein/GNAT family N-acetyltransferase, with protein sequence MYPPTARTTPHRSRDKMSYDEAAAHAVLDEAYDCALGFTVDGQPRVLPTLHVRVGDTLYLHGSTGSRPLLAARGDGLPVCVAVTVLDGLVYARSQFHHSANYRSVVAHGTARLVTDEREKLAMLTALVEKVGAGRSTDTRPPSRRELAETAVLALPLREVSVRARSGGVRDDEADLHLPHWAGVLPLRLTAGQPEPDAGVSAPLPAFLRTTHTPWHDPVPLHGEHVRLEPLEVAHTDELHAATADPEVWRHLSVAAPTAPAETAEVIGAALAAQHRGEQVAWVQRCAATGAVVGSTSYYEIDPQRRAVAIGHTFLGRPWWRTGINTEAKLLLLGRAFDELGAVRVTWHTDIRNVRSQAAIERLGATREGVLRMHRQRPDGSWRDTVQYAMTVDEWPNAQVRLRERLRRTAPVA encoded by the coding sequence ATGTATCCACCCACCGCCCGGACCACCCCCCACCGTTCCCGGGACAAGATGAGCTACGACGAGGCCGCCGCCCACGCCGTGCTCGACGAGGCGTACGACTGCGCGCTCGGCTTCACCGTCGACGGCCAGCCACGCGTGCTGCCCACCCTGCACGTACGCGTCGGCGACACCCTCTACCTGCACGGCTCCACCGGCAGTCGGCCGCTGCTCGCCGCGCGGGGCGACGGACTGCCGGTCTGCGTAGCGGTGACGGTGCTCGACGGGCTGGTCTACGCCCGTTCCCAGTTCCACCACAGCGCCAACTACCGCTCGGTCGTCGCGCACGGCACCGCCCGACTGGTCACCGACGAGCGGGAGAAGCTCGCCATGCTCACCGCGCTGGTGGAGAAGGTCGGCGCGGGACGCAGCACCGACACCCGCCCACCCAGTCGCCGCGAGTTGGCCGAGACCGCAGTGCTGGCGTTGCCCCTGCGCGAGGTGTCCGTCCGGGCCCGCAGCGGCGGGGTTCGCGACGACGAGGCCGACCTGCACCTGCCGCACTGGGCAGGCGTGCTGCCGCTGCGGCTGACCGCCGGTCAACCCGAGCCGGACGCCGGGGTCAGCGCACCACTGCCGGCGTTCCTGCGGACGACTCACACGCCCTGGCACGACCCGGTGCCGCTGCACGGCGAGCACGTCCGGCTGGAGCCACTGGAGGTGGCGCACACCGACGAGCTGCACGCCGCCACCGCGGACCCGGAGGTGTGGCGGCACCTCAGCGTCGCCGCGCCCACCGCCCCCGCCGAAACCGCCGAGGTGATCGGCGCCGCCCTGGCCGCCCAGCACCGGGGCGAGCAGGTGGCCTGGGTGCAACGGTGCGCGGCGACCGGCGCGGTGGTGGGCAGCACGTCCTACTACGAGATCGACCCGCAGCGGCGGGCGGTGGCGATCGGGCACACCTTCCTCGGCCGGCCCTGGTGGCGTACCGGGATCAACACCGAGGCGAAGCTGCTGCTGCTCGGCCGGGCCTTCGACGAGCTGGGCGCGGTACGGGTCACCTGGCACACCGACATCCGCAACGTTCGCTCCCAGGCCGCGATCGAACGGCTCGGCGCGACCCGGGAAGGGGTCCTGCGGATGCACCGGCAACGCCCGGACGGCTCCTGGCGGGACACCGTCCAGTACGCGATGACCGTCGACGAGTGGCCGAACGCACAGGTCAGGCTGCGGGAAAGACTTCGCCGTACGGCACCGGTGGCGTGA
- a CDS encoding aminotransferase class I/II-fold pyridoxal phosphate-dependent enzyme, producing MSARYQLSGATAVEISASVESGIRTGALSPGAALPPVRALAAQLGVSPATVARAYQELRQRGLLVTAGRHGTRVRPRPPVAARRSALRPPPLPGARDLSRGEPDPRLLPPLGPHLAALAADGGPSVSYFDAGVLPELAEVARARLAADGVPAGELTLAGGALDGIERLLGAHLRPGDAVAVEDPGWANLLDLVAALGLRPIGVPVDDEGPLVAGVAAALAAGARALVVTSRAQNPTGAAVSAARAEALRTLLAGRRDLLLIEDDHAAELARVPLHPLAGATASWAFLRSVSKPFGPDLRLAVLVGDETTVARVAGRTRVGAGWVSTVLQRLVLALWRDPAVDELVRRAARSYEQRRDGLLTALAEHGLPAHGRSGINVWLPVPDETSAVTALRDAGWAVAPGALYRIAAPPAVRVTVSSLDLDDLAPLAAALAHAANPAPPPGFPT from the coding sequence GTGTCAGCACGCTATCAGCTCTCCGGCGCGACAGCCGTCGAGATTTCGGCCAGCGTCGAGTCGGGCATCCGCACCGGGGCCCTGTCGCCGGGGGCCGCCCTGCCGCCGGTGCGGGCCCTCGCCGCCCAGCTCGGGGTCAGCCCCGCCACCGTCGCTCGTGCCTACCAGGAGCTACGCCAGCGCGGCCTGCTCGTCACCGCCGGGCGGCACGGCACCCGAGTGCGCCCCCGCCCACCGGTGGCCGCCCGCCGCTCCGCGTTACGCCCTCCGCCGCTGCCCGGAGCCCGGGACCTGTCCCGGGGCGAACCCGACCCCCGGCTGCTTCCTCCACTCGGCCCGCACCTGGCGGCACTCGCCGCCGACGGTGGCCCGTCGGTCAGCTACTTCGACGCCGGAGTGCTGCCCGAGCTGGCCGAGGTGGCCCGGGCCCGACTGGCCGCCGACGGCGTGCCCGCCGGGGAGTTGACCCTCGCCGGCGGCGCGCTCGACGGCATCGAACGGTTGCTCGGCGCCCACCTGCGCCCCGGCGACGCGGTCGCGGTGGAGGACCCGGGCTGGGCCAACCTGCTCGACCTGGTGGCCGCGCTGGGGCTGCGCCCGATCGGTGTGCCCGTGGACGACGAGGGGCCGTTGGTGGCCGGGGTGGCCGCCGCGCTCGCCGCCGGAGCGCGCGCCCTGGTGGTCACCAGCCGAGCCCAGAACCCGACCGGCGCGGCTGTCTCCGCAGCGCGTGCCGAGGCGCTGCGGACGCTGCTCGCCGGCCGGCGGGACCTGCTATTGATCGAGGACGACCACGCCGCCGAGCTGGCCCGCGTACCCCTGCACCCGCTCGCCGGTGCGACCGCGAGCTGGGCCTTCCTGCGTTCGGTGAGCAAACCCTTCGGCCCGGACCTGCGGCTCGCGGTGCTGGTCGGCGACGAGACCACGGTGGCCCGGGTGGCGGGCCGGACGCGAGTCGGCGCCGGCTGGGTCTCCACCGTGCTGCAACGGCTGGTCCTCGCCCTCTGGCGGGACCCGGCGGTGGACGAGCTGGTGCGTCGGGCGGCGCGGAGCTACGAGCAGCGGCGGGACGGGCTGCTGACCGCGCTGGCGGAGCATGGCCTGCCGGCGCACGGCCGCAGCGGCATCAACGTCTGGCTGCCGGTGCCGGACGAGACCAGCGCGGTCACCGCGTTGCGCGACGCCGGCTGGGCGGTGGCCCCCGGGGCGCTCTACCGGATCGCCGCCCCGCCCGCCGTGCGCGTCACGGTCAGCTCGCTGGACCTCGACGACCTGGCGCCCCTGGCCGCCGCCCTGGCCCACGCCGCCAACCCCGCCCCACCTCCGGGCTTCCCTACCTGA
- a CDS encoding UdgX family uracil-DNA binding protein (This protein belongs to the uracil DNA glycosylase superfamily, members of which act in excision repair of DNA. However, it belongs more specifically to UdgX branch, whose founding member was found to bind uracil in DNA (where it does not belong), without cleaving it, appears to promote DNA repair by a pathway involving RecA, rather than base excision.), protein MAEQTGNAPGAQRFIPPDADTIDALRAAAGGCRGCELYRDASQTVFGRGDESARVVLVGEQPGDMEDQKGLPFVGPAGRLLRRAVDAAGLDPGYLYLTNAVKHFRFEQRGKRRIHQTPDQVHITACRPWLVAEFARLRPEIVVVLGATAAKALLGPSFRVTRQRGELLPWPASAQHPEDFQQVPVDNAGKRADAPQARLLATIHPSAVLRADDQDKAYEGLVADLTVVTRALPG, encoded by the coding sequence ATGGCCGAGCAGACCGGGAACGCCCCGGGCGCCCAGCGGTTCATCCCGCCCGACGCCGACACCATCGACGCCCTGCGCGCCGCCGCAGGCGGCTGTCGGGGCTGTGAGCTGTATCGGGACGCCTCGCAAACGGTCTTCGGCCGGGGCGACGAGAGCGCCCGGGTGGTGTTGGTCGGCGAACAACCGGGCGACATGGAGGACCAGAAGGGGCTGCCCTTCGTCGGCCCCGCCGGTCGGCTGCTGCGCCGTGCCGTCGACGCCGCCGGGCTGGACCCGGGATACCTCTACCTCACAAATGCCGTAAAGCACTTCCGTTTCGAGCAGCGCGGCAAGCGGCGGATCCACCAGACCCCCGACCAGGTGCACATCACGGCCTGTCGACCCTGGTTGGTCGCCGAGTTCGCCCGGTTGCGCCCGGAGATCGTGGTGGTGCTCGGCGCGACCGCCGCCAAGGCGCTGCTCGGGCCGTCCTTCCGGGTCACCCGGCAACGAGGAGAGTTGCTGCCCTGGCCCGCCTCGGCCCAGCACCCGGAGGACTTCCAACAGGTGCCGGTGGACAACGCCGGAAAGCGCGCCGACGCGCCGCAGGCGCGGCTACTGGCCACCATCCACCCGTCCGCGGTGCTGCGCGCCGACGACCAGGACAAGGCGTACGAGGGGTTGGTCGCCGACCTCACCGTCGTCACCCGCGCCCTGCCCGGCTAG
- a CDS encoding FAD-dependent oxidoreductase — translation MSDQTQSTVSRRGFLRAVGVSGGAGAMLATMGAIGLAPSAEASVTPAFRPPERSDFTLTGRSGASVVILGGGIAGLTAAYELGKAGYRCTILEARHRVGGRNLTIRGGDVETDLDGRTQRAGFSDGVYFNAGPGRIAQWMVTMDYCRELGVPVEVFTNQNADAWIYNESAGMTEPVRYRTAKADVYGYVSELLAKATDQGALDAQLTAEDRTRLLAFLQSFGAIGGRTDGWAYTGTSRRGFAAYPGAGNDVGSPLGAPPALSDVFASNVGRYFSFEFGYDQAMLMFQPVGGMDQIPRALAKAVGPHRIRLDAEVTGVTDRGGTVEVTYRQGARQAQITADYCVATLPPHLMARVPHNLGTAVTAALADFPVTAAGKIGLEYRSRWWETDQRIYGGITETDLDLSHIWYPSHGFHGKRGLVVGYYNTGANARAYSGLTPEQRRERAVTQGVKIHGDKYRSELVTSYSHAWDRTRYIEGAWTSPRYGTSGYNLLLQPAGRVYFAGDWLSHEVAWQHGAFVSARSAVSSLHQRVLAG, via the coding sequence ATGAGCGATCAGACACAGTCGACGGTCAGCCGGCGTGGGTTCCTGCGGGCGGTGGGAGTCAGCGGTGGTGCCGGTGCGATGCTCGCCACGATGGGCGCGATAGGCCTCGCTCCCAGCGCGGAGGCGTCGGTCACCCCGGCATTCCGGCCGCCGGAGCGGTCCGACTTCACGCTGACCGGGCGGTCGGGTGCCAGCGTGGTCATCCTCGGGGGCGGCATCGCCGGTCTCACCGCCGCCTACGAGTTGGGCAAGGCGGGTTACCGCTGCACCATCCTGGAGGCGCGGCACCGCGTCGGCGGGCGGAACCTGACCATCCGCGGCGGCGATGTCGAAACCGACCTCGATGGACGGACGCAGCGTGCGGGCTTCTCCGACGGGGTCTACTTCAACGCCGGGCCGGGCCGGATCGCGCAGTGGATGGTGACCATGGACTACTGCCGGGAACTCGGGGTGCCCGTCGAGGTCTTCACCAACCAGAACGCCGACGCCTGGATCTACAACGAGTCCGCCGGCATGACCGAGCCGGTCCGGTACCGCACGGCCAAGGCCGACGTGTACGGCTACGTCTCGGAACTGTTGGCGAAGGCGACCGACCAGGGCGCGTTGGACGCCCAGCTCACCGCCGAGGACCGGACCCGGCTGCTGGCGTTCCTGCAGAGCTTCGGCGCGATCGGCGGACGCACCGACGGATGGGCGTACACCGGGACCAGCCGTCGGGGCTTCGCCGCCTATCCGGGCGCGGGCAACGACGTGGGCAGCCCTCTCGGTGCGCCCCCGGCGCTCTCCGACGTCTTCGCCAGCAACGTCGGTCGGTACTTCTCCTTCGAGTTCGGCTACGACCAGGCCATGCTGATGTTCCAGCCGGTCGGCGGCATGGACCAGATCCCCCGAGCCCTGGCCAAGGCGGTGGGCCCGCACCGGATCCGGCTCGACGCCGAGGTGACCGGGGTGACCGACCGGGGCGGCACCGTCGAGGTGACCTACCGGCAGGGTGCCCGGCAGGCACAGATCACCGCCGACTACTGCGTGGCCACGCTGCCACCGCACCTGATGGCCCGCGTACCGCACAACCTCGGCACGGCGGTGACCGCAGCCCTGGCCGACTTCCCGGTCACCGCCGCTGGCAAGATCGGTTTGGAGTACCGCAGCCGCTGGTGGGAGACCGACCAGCGGATCTACGGCGGCATCACGGAGACCGATCTGGACCTGTCGCACATCTGGTACCCGTCGCACGGCTTCCACGGCAAGCGCGGCCTGGTCGTCGGCTACTACAACACCGGTGCGAACGCCAGGGCATACAGCGGGCTCACGCCCGAGCAGCGCAGGGAGCGTGCGGTCACCCAAGGTGTGAAGATCCACGGTGACAAGTACCGCAGTGAGCTGGTCACCTCGTACTCGCACGCCTGGGACCGGACGCGCTACATCGAGGGCGCCTGGACTTCGCCCCGCTACGGCACATCCGGCTACAACCTGTTGCTCCAGCCGGCCGGGCGGGTCTACTTCGCCGGGGACTGGCTCAGCCACGAGGTGGCCTGGCAGCACGGCGCGTTCGTGTCGGCCCGCTCGGCGGTGTCGTCTCTGCACCAGCGCGTGCTGGCCGGCTGA
- a CDS encoding MFS transporter: protein MATDLTAPRTAARPDVASIQRRTLRLLFTTQIIGGIGVTIGIAVGALLAARIAGTAVAGVAQSAGVVGAALLAVPVTRIMARHGRRPGLVVAYAVGAVGGVLVVLSAVTRWIPLLFLGMLLFGGGTAANLQARYTAVDLAEPARRGRQLSLIVWATTIGAVAAPNFAALADRITTGWGLPPLAGPFAFSSAAFVLAAVVLLGLLRPDPLLTARRLAAADTPVVPPTAAAPTAAPVKVRAPRGAGMRAAWSVVRGQPAARLGIAAVAVGHLVMVAVMAMTPVRLGESHADADVLRLVGIVLSLHIAGMYAFSPVVGWLTDRLGRRAVILGGVGLLLAACAVAGTAGHHTPRLSVGLVLLGLGWSGTMVAGSTLLSESVSAAVRPSVQGFSDLIMGLAGAAAAVVSGFVMQFAGYPVLTLLAAVAAVPLVALALRPVPTGAPDEEG from the coding sequence ATGGCCACCGACCTGACCGCGCCGCGTACCGCTGCCCGACCCGACGTCGCGTCGATCCAGCGGCGGACCCTGCGGCTGCTCTTCACCACCCAGATCATCGGCGGGATCGGCGTGACCATCGGCATCGCCGTGGGTGCGCTGCTCGCGGCCCGGATCGCCGGGACCGCGGTGGCCGGTGTCGCGCAGAGCGCCGGGGTGGTCGGTGCCGCGCTGCTCGCCGTCCCGGTCACCCGGATCATGGCGCGGCACGGGCGGCGACCGGGGCTGGTGGTGGCGTACGCGGTCGGTGCCGTCGGCGGCGTGCTCGTGGTGCTGTCCGCGGTGACCCGGTGGATCCCGCTGCTCTTCCTCGGCATGCTGCTCTTCGGCGGGGGCACCGCCGCGAACCTCCAGGCCCGCTACACGGCGGTGGACCTCGCCGAGCCGGCCCGGCGAGGGCGGCAGCTCTCCCTGATCGTCTGGGCGACCACCATCGGCGCGGTGGCCGCCCCGAACTTCGCCGCCCTGGCCGACCGGATCACCACCGGCTGGGGGCTGCCCCCGCTCGCCGGCCCGTTCGCGTTCAGCTCGGCCGCGTTCGTGCTGGCTGCCGTCGTACTCCTCGGGTTGCTCCGGCCCGACCCGCTGCTCACCGCGCGGCGGCTCGCGGCGGCCGACACGCCCGTCGTGCCGCCGACCGCCGCCGCGCCGACGGCCGCGCCGGTCAAGGTGCGCGCGCCGCGCGGCGCCGGGATGCGGGCGGCCTGGTCGGTGGTACGCGGACAGCCCGCCGCCCGACTCGGCATCGCCGCCGTGGCGGTCGGTCACCTGGTCATGGTGGCGGTGATGGCGATGACCCCGGTCCGGCTCGGCGAGTCGCACGCCGACGCCGACGTGTTGCGACTGGTCGGCATCGTGTTGAGCCTGCACATCGCGGGCATGTACGCGTTCTCCCCGGTGGTCGGTTGGCTCACCGACCGGCTCGGTCGACGGGCGGTGATCCTCGGTGGGGTCGGGCTGCTGCTGGCCGCCTGCGCGGTCGCCGGCACCGCCGGGCACCACACGCCTCGGCTCTCGGTCGGTCTGGTCCTGCTCGGGTTGGGCTGGTCGGGGACGATGGTGGCCGGCTCGACCCTGCTGTCCGAGTCGGTGTCGGCCGCTGTGCGACCGAGCGTCCAGGGGTTCTCCGACCTGATCATGGGGTTGGCCGGGGCCGCCGCCGCCGTGGTCAGTGGGTTTGTCATGCAGTTCGCCGGTTATCCCGTGCTCACCCTGCTCGCGGCGGTCGCGGCGGTGCCCCTGGTGGCGCTAGCGTTGCGCCCGGTGCCGACCGGGGCACCGGACGAGGAGGGCTGA
- a CDS encoding DUF3046 domain-containing protein, producing the protein MRLTDFWARLEEAFGPGYAASIARDQVLSQLDGRTIEQALASGERTNVVWRAVCAAYPDRVPARLR; encoded by the coding sequence GTGCGGCTGACCGACTTCTGGGCGCGCTTGGAGGAGGCGTTCGGGCCCGGCTACGCGGCGAGCATCGCTCGCGACCAGGTGCTGTCACAGCTCGACGGGCGGACCATCGAGCAGGCCCTGGCGTCAGGCGAGCGGACGAACGTGGTCTGGCGGGCGGTCTGCGCCGCGTATCCCGACCGAGTGCCTGCCCGACTACGCTGA
- the recA gene encoding recombinase RecA — protein sequence MAAGPDREKALDLALAQIDKQFGKGSVMRLGERPVIQTAVIPTGSIALDVALGVGGLPRGRVVEVYGPESSGKTTVALHAVANAQRAGGIAAFIDAEHALDPEYAKALGVDTDAMLVSQPDTGEQALEIADMLIRSGALDIIVIDSVAALVPRAEIEGEMGDSHVGLQARLMSQALRKITGVLSNTGTTAIFINQLREKIGVMFGSPETTTGGRALKFYASVRLDVRRIESLKDGTDVVGNRTRVKVVKNKVAAPFKQAEFDIMYGKGISREGSLIDVGVEQAIIRKSGAWYTYDGDQLGQGKEKAREFLKENPDVAAEIEKKILEKLGVGVGAGDAAGGPELPPVDF from the coding sequence ATGGCAGCAGGGCCTGACCGGGAGAAGGCACTCGACCTTGCTCTCGCTCAGATCGACAAGCAATTCGGCAAGGGCTCGGTGATGCGGCTGGGGGAGCGGCCGGTCATCCAGACCGCCGTGATCCCGACCGGCTCCATCGCGCTCGACGTGGCGCTCGGCGTGGGCGGTCTGCCACGTGGCCGGGTGGTCGAGGTCTACGGTCCCGAGTCCAGCGGTAAGACCACTGTGGCACTGCACGCGGTGGCCAACGCCCAGCGGGCCGGTGGCATCGCCGCCTTCATCGACGCCGAGCACGCGCTCGACCCGGAGTACGCGAAGGCCCTCGGTGTCGACACCGACGCGATGCTGGTCTCCCAGCCGGACACCGGCGAGCAGGCGCTGGAGATCGCGGACATGCTGATCCGCTCCGGCGCGCTGGACATCATCGTGATCGACTCGGTGGCGGCCCTGGTGCCGCGCGCCGAGATCGAGGGCGAGATGGGCGACAGCCACGTGGGCCTCCAGGCCCGGCTGATGAGCCAGGCGCTGCGGAAGATCACCGGTGTGCTCAGCAACACCGGCACCACGGCGATCTTCATCAACCAGCTGCGGGAAAAGATCGGCGTCATGTTCGGCAGCCCGGAGACCACCACCGGTGGTCGGGCGCTGAAGTTCTACGCCTCGGTCCGGCTCGACGTGCGACGCATCGAGAGCCTCAAGGACGGCACCGACGTGGTCGGCAACCGCACCCGGGTCAAGGTCGTGAAGAACAAGGTCGCCGCGCCGTTCAAGCAGGCCGAGTTCGACATCATGTACGGCAAGGGCATCTCGCGTGAGGGCTCGCTGATCGACGTCGGCGTGGAGCAGGCGATCATCCGCAAGTCCGGAGCGTGGTACACGTACGACGGCGACCAGCTCGGCCAGGGCAAGGAGAAGGCCCGGGAGTTCCTGAAGGAGAACCCGGACGTGGCCGCCGAGATCGAGAAGAAGATCCTGGAGAAGCTCGGCGTCGGTGTCGGCGCGGGTGACGCCGCCGGTGGCCCGGAGCTGCCGCCGGTCGACTTCTGA
- a CDS encoding regulatory protein RecX, producing MAGRRARTGRGWDASPPRAGDAADPPRPRRGRRAESSADEPAPTPRDESEVAREICLRQLAVRPRTRAELAGALAKRGISEQVSAEVLDRYDEVGIIDDAAFARAWVSSRHTGRGLARRALANELRRKGVDGDVATEALGELDEETEADTARALVERKLRTARGEPDAIFRRLVGMLARKGYPPGVAIRAVKDALAAQSAEAAEFAEQIDADALADAEGDLDRDTRAVE from the coding sequence ATGGCAGGACGACGCGCCCGCACGGGGCGGGGCTGGGATGCCAGTCCGCCCCGTGCGGGCGACGCCGCTGACCCGCCGCGCCCCCGTCGAGGGCGCCGCGCCGAGTCGTCGGCGGATGAACCCGCGCCTACGCCTCGGGACGAGTCGGAGGTCGCCCGCGAGATCTGCCTGCGCCAGCTTGCCGTCCGGCCACGCACCCGGGCCGAGCTGGCCGGAGCGTTGGCCAAGCGGGGCATCTCCGAGCAGGTGTCGGCCGAGGTGCTCGACCGGTACGACGAGGTCGGCATCATCGACGACGCCGCGTTCGCCCGAGCCTGGGTGTCCAGCCGGCACACGGGCCGCGGCCTCGCGCGCCGGGCGCTCGCCAACGAGCTGCGCCGGAAGGGCGTCGACGGTGACGTCGCCACCGAGGCGTTGGGTGAGCTGGACGAGGAGACCGAGGCGGACACCGCCCGCGCCCTCGTGGAGCGCAAGCTGCGCACCGCCCGAGGTGAGCCCGACGCGATCTTCCGCCGGCTGGTTGGCATGCTGGCCCGCAAGGGCTACCCGCCGGGCGTGGCGATCCGGGCGGTTAAGGACGCGCTTGCCGCGCAGAGCGCTGAGGCGGCCGAGTTCGCCGAGCAGATCGACGCCGACGCGCTAGCTGACGCCGAGGGTGACCTGGACCGCGACACCCGCGCGGTGGAGTGA
- the rny gene encoding ribonuclease Y has translation MNAFDVVLLAAVLVLAVVVIGAVLVGIRTMRRMGAGPAPEDPAFIAEKDRQEQSLAALRTAADEANSTIDVAKSAAAAARTEAAAAKAEAKAARAEARRVLDDARAEADTVLERAHKQAEADAEQLRTAARRSGEREVAVLAATTREQAAEVERRAARMDERERMHTEEVERFAERERQLTAAKAALAARESALAQREVELAESEEVRRRELERVAGLTADSARLELVEAIETSAKREAALLVRDIESDARNTAEQRARHIVVDAIQRVASEQTAESVVSVLHLPGDEMKGRIIGREGRNIRAFESVTGVNLIIDDTPEAVLLSCFDPVRREVGRLTLEKLVLDGRIHPHRIEEVYDLARQEVEQLCLRAAEDALVEVGITEIHPELVTLLGRLRYRTSYGQNVLKHLVETAHIAGIMAAELRLDVPLIKRSAFLHDIGKALTHEVEGSHAIIGADLARKYGEHEDVVHAIEAHHNEVPPQTIEAVLTQASDACSGGRPGARRESLEAYVKRLERIEEIAAGKLGVDKVFAMQAGREIRVMVKPDDVDDIGAAVLARDVAKQIEEELTYPGQIRVTVVRESRVTEIAR, from the coding sequence ATGAACGCCTTCGATGTCGTGCTCCTCGCGGCCGTCCTCGTCCTCGCGGTGGTGGTGATCGGGGCGGTGCTGGTGGGCATCCGGACGATGCGCCGGATGGGTGCCGGGCCGGCTCCGGAGGATCCCGCCTTCATCGCCGAGAAGGACCGTCAGGAGCAGTCCCTCGCTGCCCTGCGGACGGCGGCCGACGAGGCGAACAGCACGATCGACGTGGCCAAGTCCGCCGCGGCGGCGGCGCGTACCGAGGCGGCTGCGGCGAAGGCGGAGGCGAAGGCGGCCCGCGCCGAGGCGCGCCGGGTGCTCGACGACGCCCGCGCCGAGGCGGACACCGTCCTGGAGCGCGCCCACAAACAGGCCGAGGCGGACGCCGAGCAGCTGCGGACGGCAGCGCGGCGCAGCGGCGAGCGGGAGGTCGCGGTGCTGGCCGCCACCACCCGGGAGCAGGCCGCCGAGGTGGAACGTCGGGCCGCCCGGATGGACGAGCGGGAGCGGATGCACACCGAGGAGGTGGAGCGGTTCGCCGAACGGGAGCGGCAGCTCACCGCCGCGAAAGCCGCGCTCGCCGCCCGGGAGTCCGCGCTCGCCCAGCGGGAGGTCGAGCTGGCCGAGTCCGAGGAGGTGCGCCGTCGCGAGTTGGAGCGGGTCGCCGGGCTCACCGCCGACTCGGCGCGGCTGGAACTGGTCGAGGCGATCGAGACGTCTGCCAAGCGGGAGGCGGCGCTGCTCGTACGCGACATCGAGTCCGACGCGCGCAACACCGCCGAGCAGCGGGCCCGACACATCGTGGTGGACGCCATCCAGCGGGTTGCCAGCGAGCAGACCGCGGAGAGCGTGGTCAGCGTGCTGCACCTGCCCGGTGACGAGATGAAGGGGCGGATCATCGGCCGGGAAGGGCGCAACATCCGCGCCTTCGAGTCGGTGACCGGCGTCAACCTGATCATCGACGACACCCCCGAGGCGGTGTTGCTCTCCTGCTTCGACCCGGTCCGCCGGGAGGTGGGCCGGCTGACGCTGGAGAAGCTGGTGCTGGACGGGCGGATCCACCCGCACCGGATCGAGGAGGTCTACGACCTGGCCCGGCAGGAGGTGGAGCAGCTCTGCCTCCGCGCCGCCGAGGACGCCCTGGTCGAGGTCGGAATCACCGAGATCCACCCGGAGCTGGTGACCCTGCTGGGCCGGCTGCGCTACCGCACCTCGTACGGGCAGAACGTGCTCAAGCACCTGGTCGAAACCGCGCACATCGCCGGCATCATGGCCGCCGAGCTGCGGCTGGACGTGCCCCTCATCAAGCGGTCGGCGTTCCTGCACGACATCGGCAAGGCGCTCACCCACGAGGTGGAGGGCAGCCACGCCATCATCGGCGCGGATCTGGCTCGCAAGTACGGCGAGCACGAGGACGTGGTGCACGCCATCGAGGCGCACCACAACGAGGTGCCCCCGCAGACCATCGAGGCCGTCCTCACCCAGGCGTCCGACGCCTGCTCCGGCGGTCGGCCGGGCGCGCGCCGGGAGAGCCTGGAGGCGTACGTCAAGCGACTGGAGCGGATCGAGGAGATCGCCGCCGGCAAGCTCGGCGTGGACAAGGTCTTCGCCATGCAGGCCGGCCGGGAGATCCGGGTGATGGTCAAGCCGGACGACGTCGACGACATCGGGGCGGCCGTGCTGGCTCGGGACGTGGCCAAGCAGATCGAGGAGGAGCTGACCTATCCGGGTCAGATCCGGGTGACAGTGGTCCGCGAGTCCCGGGTCACCGAGATCGCCCGCTGA